One genomic segment of Fusobacterium nucleatum includes these proteins:
- the rsgA gene encoding ribosome small subunit-dependent GTPase A has product MNKIQGFYYVESNGEVFECKLRGILKKTNNKYNCVVGDRVEISEDNSIIEIFKRDNMLIRPVVANVDYLAIQFAAKHPNIDFERINLLLLTAFYYKVKPIVIVNKIDYLTEEELVELKEKLSFLEKISVPMFLISCHENKGLEEVESFLKDKITVIGGPSGVGKSSFINFLQSERILKTGEISERLQRGKHTTRDSNMIKMKGGGYIIDTPGFSSIEVPNIENREELISLFPEFSNVDSCKFLNCSHVHEPGCNVKKEVEENKISKERYDFYKKTLEILLERWNRYD; this is encoded by the coding sequence ATAAATAAAATTCAAGGCTTTTATTATGTAGAAAGTAATGGTGAAGTTTTTGAATGTAAATTAAGAGGAATTTTAAAAAAAACTAATAATAAATACAATTGTGTTGTAGGAGATAGAGTTGAAATCTCAGAGGATAATTCAATAATTGAGATATTTAAAAGAGATAATATGCTTATAAGACCTGTTGTTGCAAATGTTGATTATTTGGCAATACAGTTTGCAGCAAAACACCCAAACATAGATTTTGAAAGAATAAACCTTTTGTTACTTACAGCATTTTATTATAAGGTAAAGCCTATTGTAATTGTAAATAAAATAGATTATTTAACAGAAGAAGAGTTAGTAGAATTAAAAGAAAAATTATCTTTTTTAGAAAAAATATCTGTTCCAATGTTTTTAATTTCTTGTCATGAGAATAAAGGCTTAGAAGAAGTTGAAAGTTTTTTAAAGGATAAAATAACAGTTATTGGTGGACCTAGTGGAGTAGGAAAATCAAGTTTTATTAATTTTTTACAAAGTGAAAGAATTTTAAAAACTGGTGAAATTAGTGAGAGATTACAAAGAGGAAAACATACAACAAGAGACTCTAATATGATTAAAATGAAAGGAGGTGGCTATATAATAGACACTCCTGGTTTTTCTTCAATAGAAGTTCCAAATATAGAAAATAGAGAAGAGCTAATTTCATTATTTCCAGAATTTTCAAATGTAGATAGCTGTAAATTTTTAAACTGTTCTCATGTTCATGAGCCAGGTTGTAATGTAAAAAAAGAAGTAGAAGAAAATAAAATA
- a CDS encoding PASTA domain-containing protein, which translates to MKKFRKENEVDDLDLDNLEFEEEVIEIEEKKDDKKKLAKIILNIVLILAIIKLGSNVFQRYYFNEFYYKAPNLLGLNIDEAKKTISHSALNIREMGEVYSDLPYGTVALQEPSEGTIVKRARNIKVWISKESPSVFLDDLIGMNYIEASSLLNKNGMKVGEVKRIKSDLPINQVIATSPKSGEPISRGQKFDFLISNGLE; encoded by the coding sequence ATGAAAAAATTTAGAAAAGAAAATGAAGTTGATGACTTAGATTTAGATAATTTAGAATTTGAAGAAGAAGTAATAGAAATAGAAGAAAAAAAAGATGATAAGAAAAAGTTAGCAAAAATAATTTTAAATATAGTTTTAATATTAGCAATAATAAAATTAGGTTCTAATGTATTTCAAAGATATTATTTTAATGAATTTTACTATAAAGCACCGAATCTATTAGGACTTAATATAGATGAAGCTAAGAAAACTATATCTCATTCTGCTTTAAATATTAGAGAAATGGGAGAAGTATATTCTGATTTACCTTATGGAACAGTTGCTTTACAAGAACCATCAGAAGGGACTATTGTAAAAAGAGCAAGAAATATAAAAGTATGGATAAGTAAAGAATCTCCATCAGTATTCTTAGATGATTTGATTGGAATGAACTATATAGAAGCAAGCTCTTTACTTAATAAAAATGGTATGAAAGTAGGAGAAGTTAAGAGAATAAAATCAGATTTACCTATCAATCAAGTTATTGCAACTTCACCAAAAAGTGGAGAACCTATATCAAGAGGACAAAAATTTGATTTCTTAATCAGTAATGGATTAGAATAA